The Phycisphaeraceae bacterium genome has a window encoding:
- a CDS encoding O-methyltransferase, whose product MEMTPERWAFTAAYLREVFGDQDDHLAGLMCEATAAGLPDIAVSADVGRLLMLLTSLAGARVAIEVGTLAGYSGIWIARGLAPGGRLITIEYEPKHANFARRQFERAGVSDRVDLRVGAALNVLPTLAKELGPASVDVVFLDAVKTEYPAYWEIVRPMIRPGGLILADNVLGGGSWWIDNAGEPSRDAADRFNRLVAGDPHFEAVAVPLREGVLIGRRVR is encoded by the coding sequence ATGGAGATGACACCCGAGCGATGGGCATTCACCGCCGCATACCTGCGCGAGGTGTTCGGCGATCAGGACGATCACCTCGCGGGCCTGATGTGCGAGGCGACTGCCGCCGGGCTGCCGGACATCGCGGTGAGCGCGGACGTGGGGCGGCTGCTGATGCTGCTCACCTCGCTGGCGGGGGCGCGGGTGGCGATCGAGGTCGGCACGCTGGCGGGGTACTCCGGCATCTGGATCGCCCGCGGACTGGCGCCGGGCGGTCGGCTCATCACCATCGAGTACGAGCCGAAGCATGCGAACTTCGCCAGGCGGCAGTTCGAGCGAGCCGGGGTGTCCGACCGGGTGGACCTGCGCGTGGGCGCGGCCCTGAACGTGTTGCCGACGCTGGCCAAGGAACTCGGTCCGGCGTCGGTAGACGTGGTATTCCTTGACGCGGTGAAAACCGAGTACCCGGCATACTGGGAGATCGTGCGTCCGATGATCCGACCGGGCGGGCTGATTCTGGCCGACAACGTGCTGGGCGGCGGATCGTGGTGGATCGACAACGCTGGCGAGCCGTCGCGCGACGCCGCGGACCGGTTCAACCGGCTGGTGGCCGGCG
- a CDS encoding FmdB family transcriptional regulator, whose protein sequence is MPTYVYAIVNPDGTDGDTFEIVQRMSDPALTRHPDTGQPVRRVPTRPIIPGAGSDHHTRKLLSDKNLHSMGFTKYQKSGDGYYEKKAGQGPNVISAND, encoded by the coding sequence ATGCCCACGTACGTCTACGCCATCGTGAACCCCGACGGGACGGACGGCGACACGTTCGAGATCGTGCAGCGCATGTCCGACCCCGCCCTGACCAGACATCCTGACACGGGCCAGCCCGTCCGCCGCGTGCCCACCAGGCCGATCATTCCCGGTGCGGGGTCGGATCATCACACCCGGAAACTGCTGAGCGACAAGAACCTCCATTCGATGGGGTTCACGAAGTATCAGAAGTCAGGCGACGGGTACTACGAGAAGAAGGCCGGTCAGGGGCCGAATGTGATATCGGCCAACGATTGA